Proteins encoded together in one Desulfosporosinus meridiei DSM 13257 window:
- a CDS encoding ASKHA domain-containing protein, whose product MSQYQIKFMPENRVIEVAHGTSLLSAAAKAGITVKSGCGGKGTCGACKVVVLSGDPIIEGTGNLTPEQLSKGIRLACKTLIQGDMTIEVPPESRLQEHQVLLGDVQKGLLQESEHDLLDKFGRHPLARKQRISLSKPTLTENSSDWSRLSIELRRVLQTGEKPIHIPLSVLKHLPELLRKANWDVSITMTDTEAGLTITHIEQGNDIPPYGVAIDIGTTTVVVYLVNLITGEIVDQQGTYNKQAKYGDDVITRIVYAVEREQNLIEIRDAVVETVNGLLDKILARQSLSSKDISSAVVAGNTTMTQLFLGVDPRYIRLEPYIPTMTTAPSYPARELGLHMLPEALVHSYPSVASYVGGDIVAGTLVTDLASGEDIILFIDIGTNGEIVLGNQDWLVACACSAGPSFEGGGITFGMRAMPGAIERIFVDPKTLDVSLKVINNQTPVGICGSGLVDCIAKLLSAGIIDRAGNFQLEHKSGSQRLRATADDKQFVLAWAHQAGGEKDVVITENDIKNVIRAKGAIYAGIRSLLNMVAVDIEMISRIIIAGGFGNYLNIHDSVQIGLLPDLEPERFEFVGNASVKGARLALLSQNAWREAEELGRKMTYVELSVGATYMDEYMAALFLPHTDMSLFPSFQ is encoded by the coding sequence ATGTCCCAGTATCAAATTAAATTCATGCCCGAAAATCGTGTTATAGAAGTCGCTCATGGAACATCTCTGCTCAGTGCAGCCGCAAAAGCCGGAATTACGGTTAAATCCGGATGTGGAGGCAAGGGAACTTGTGGTGCTTGTAAAGTTGTCGTGTTAAGTGGAGATCCCATTATTGAAGGAACCGGAAATCTCACTCCTGAGCAACTCTCTAAAGGGATACGGCTGGCTTGCAAAACACTGATTCAAGGAGATATGACCATAGAGGTACCTCCTGAGTCACGGTTACAAGAACATCAAGTTTTATTAGGGGATGTACAAAAAGGACTCTTACAGGAAAGCGAACATGATTTACTCGATAAATTTGGACGTCATCCTTTAGCAAGAAAGCAGAGAATTTCACTTTCTAAACCAACCTTGACGGAAAATTCAAGTGATTGGTCTCGCCTGAGTATAGAACTCCGTCGAGTTTTACAAACAGGAGAAAAGCCCATTCATATTCCTTTATCAGTACTCAAACATCTTCCAGAATTACTTCGCAAAGCTAATTGGGATGTATCCATTACAATGACAGACACTGAAGCTGGTTTAACGATTACGCATATCGAACAGGGGAATGATATCCCCCCTTATGGAGTCGCTATTGATATTGGTACTACGACGGTCGTTGTCTACCTCGTAAATCTCATTACGGGTGAAATCGTCGATCAACAAGGTACTTATAATAAGCAGGCTAAATATGGAGACGACGTAATAACACGTATCGTGTATGCGGTTGAAAGAGAGCAGAACTTAATAGAGATCAGAGATGCTGTTGTAGAAACCGTCAATGGTCTGCTTGATAAGATCCTTGCTCGTCAATCCTTGAGTAGTAAGGATATCTCTAGTGCGGTTGTGGCAGGGAATACTACGATGACTCAGCTGTTCTTAGGCGTAGATCCTCGGTACATTCGATTGGAACCTTATATTCCCACGATGACAACTGCTCCCTCATACCCTGCTCGAGAGCTTGGGCTTCATATGTTGCCCGAAGCCCTGGTGCATTCCTATCCCTCAGTAGCGAGTTATGTTGGAGGGGATATTGTAGCAGGAACTTTGGTGACGGATTTAGCCAGTGGTGAAGACATTATACTTTTTATCGACATTGGGACGAATGGAGAAATTGTACTTGGCAACCAAGATTGGTTAGTTGCTTGCGCCTGTTCGGCAGGGCCCAGTTTTGAAGGCGGAGGAATTACCTTTGGAATGAGAGCTATGCCGGGTGCAATAGAACGAATTTTTGTGGATCCGAAAACTTTGGATGTATCTCTTAAAGTTATCAATAACCAGACACCTGTAGGAATATGCGGATCGGGGCTTGTGGATTGTATAGCTAAACTTTTGAGCGCAGGCATTATTGACCGTGCCGGTAACTTTCAGTTAGAGCATAAGTCAGGTTCGCAGCGCTTAAGAGCGACTGCCGATGATAAGCAGTTTGTTCTAGCTTGGGCTCATCAAGCCGGTGGAGAGAAAGATGTGGTCATCACTGAAAACGATATTAAGAATGTTATTCGAGCCAAAGGTGCGATTTATGCTGGAATTCGCTCATTATTAAACATGGTTGCAGTAGATATTGAAATGATTAGCCGAATAATTATCGCAGGTGGTTTCGGCAACTATCTAAATATCCATGATTCAGTCCAAATTGGGCTGCTTCCAGATCTTGAACCAGAGCGGTTTGAGTTTGTTGGGAATGCATCTGTTAAAGGAGCACGACTGGCATTGTTATCTCAAAATGCTTGGCGAGAAGCAGAAGAATTAGGACGAAAAATGACCTATGTTGAACTTTCAGTAGGAGCAACCTATATGGACGAATACATGGCCGCGTTGTTTTTGCCCCATACGGATATGTCACTATTTCCATCTTTTCAATAA
- the acsC gene encoding acetyl-CoA decarbonylase/synthase complex subunit gamma, which produces MALTGLEIYKQLPKKNCGECGVPTCLAFAMALASGKAALDSCPYVTEAARENLDSAAAPPIKAIKFGKDSVLGDETVLFRHDKTFYHPTTLLIHVSDSLSDDELNAKIQEIKGLEFERVGLQYSIDGVAVVQESGDAARYAKVAATVAEATDKSLLLLSNDVVALKAALEPLASRKPLIGSATADNYEAVVNLAKDNSVPVIIKAEGLEALEELVTKAQALGYKEFVLDPGSRTTVNTLENLTQFRRLAIKKKFRPFGFPVITFTSNQDPMEEIMEATVYVAKYASAVVLKTSKKAHLLPLMTLRQNIYTDPQKPIQVEPKLHSVGNVDENSPFYITTNFSLTYYSVEGEVETSKIPSYILPIDTDGTSVLTAYAAGKFEPEKIVEAMNASGIADKVKHRNIIIPGYVAVISGKLSELSGWKVVVGPRESSGIVSFSKTLS; this is translated from the coding sequence ATGGCTCTAACAGGTTTAGAAATCTATAAACAATTACCCAAGAAAAACTGCGGAGAATGTGGAGTGCCAACTTGTTTAGCCTTTGCTATGGCATTGGCTTCGGGAAAAGCTGCTTTAGATTCATGCCCATATGTAACTGAGGCAGCCAGAGAAAACTTAGACTCTGCAGCAGCCCCCCCTATCAAAGCTATAAAATTCGGTAAAGACTCTGTTCTTGGTGATGAGACTGTTCTTTTCCGTCATGATAAGACATTTTATCATCCTACAACTTTGTTGATTCATGTCTCCGATTCCCTTAGTGATGATGAGTTAAATGCCAAGATTCAAGAAATAAAAGGCTTAGAATTTGAACGGGTCGGACTACAATACTCGATCGACGGTGTAGCTGTCGTTCAAGAATCGGGAGATGCTGCCCGCTATGCTAAGGTAGCTGCTACTGTTGCAGAAGCTACGGATAAGTCATTGCTCTTATTAAGCAACGATGTAGTAGCTTTAAAAGCTGCTTTAGAGCCTTTGGCGTCCCGCAAACCACTTATCGGTTCTGCGACCGCGGATAATTACGAGGCTGTGGTTAATCTGGCTAAAGATAACTCTGTTCCTGTGATCATCAAGGCAGAAGGTCTTGAAGCTCTCGAAGAACTTGTTACTAAAGCACAAGCTCTAGGGTATAAAGAATTTGTTTTAGATCCCGGCTCAAGAACTACGGTTAATACCCTTGAGAATCTTACCCAATTCCGGCGTTTAGCTATTAAGAAGAAGTTTCGCCCCTTTGGCTTCCCGGTTATTACCTTTACCAGTAACCAGGATCCAATGGAGGAAATAATGGAAGCCACAGTTTATGTGGCAAAATACGCTAGTGCTGTTGTGTTAAAAACCAGTAAGAAAGCTCATCTGCTACCCTTAATGACACTTAGACAAAACATTTACACTGATCCTCAAAAGCCAATTCAAGTAGAACCAAAATTACACTCTGTAGGTAATGTTGATGAAAATTCCCCATTCTACATTACTACTAACTTCTCCCTAACCTACTATAGCGTTGAAGGTGAAGTGGAAACTTCCAAGATTCCAAGTTATATACTCCCAATAGATACGGATGGTACTTCAGTCCTTACTGCCTATGCTGCAGGTAAATTTGAACCGGAAAAAATCGTTGAAGCAATGAATGCAAGTGGTATCGCAGATAAAGTAAAACATCGCAATATCATAATTCCGGGTTATGTGGCAGTAATATCAGGCAAATTATCTGAGCTATCTGGTTGGAAAGTCGTTGTCGGGCCACGTGAATCCAGCGGTATTGTATCATTCTCTAAAACTCTATCCTAA
- the acsB gene encoding acetyl-CoA decarbonylase/synthase complex subunit alpha/beta: protein MSMEEIYADAIKDPNNQPKKLLRRAYDGTTIAMTYAEILLNRAIKDFGTDQEVGYPDTAYHLPVITCLSGEKVTKLGELVPILNRMRSQIRTDLTFDNARLWGESVLYAAEIIETLNYLRGEQPKVKPWTGFLGDPIVRKHGIKMVDWTIPGVAVILGRAKDSQAAKKIVDNLMGKGFMIFLCDEIIEQLLELNVKIGEDYIAFPVGNFTQIIHAVNYAFRAGLAFGGIPAGERENHRDYQRRRVRAFVLNLGELDDVKIAASMGAIFMGFPVLTDQTLSEDMQIPDWYISEPDYEKIVPLAMEVRGIKLTNIELPIPINFGPAFEGETIRKGDTYVEFGGGRTTAFELVRMVGPDNIVDGQVTVIGPDIDTVPEGTKLPLGLKIDIYGRKMQEDFEGVFERRIHYFANYGEGVWHVAQRDLCWVRISKDARAKGFLMKHFGDLLIAKLKEEFPAIIDRVEVTIMLDQAAVDEGIVIARERYRARDDRMRSLTDESVEDFYSCLLCQSFAPNHVCITTPERVGLCGAVSWLDAKASHEIAPNGPNQPIPKGPAIDELKGMWQSCNDYLYKASNNTLEEVNLYTLMDRPMTSCGCFEAIMAIVPEANGLMLTTREHSGMTPCGMTFSSLAGTCGGGMQTPGFMGIGRTYLLSKKFIPADGGIARIVWMPKELKEFLGEDFVQRSIDEGLGADFIDKIADESVGTTAEEIIPFLEENGHPCFGLDPLM, encoded by the coding sequence ATGTCTATGGAGGAAATTTACGCAGACGCAATTAAAGACCCCAATAATCAGCCTAAGAAACTCTTGCGCAGAGCCTACGATGGTACCACCATTGCGATGACCTATGCGGAAATCTTATTAAATCGGGCAATTAAAGATTTTGGAACGGATCAAGAAGTTGGTTATCCAGATACAGCATATCACCTTCCGGTTATCACCTGTCTTTCTGGAGAAAAGGTTACCAAATTAGGTGAATTAGTTCCGATACTTAATCGCATGCGTAGTCAAATTCGCACAGATCTGACGTTTGATAATGCTCGGCTATGGGGTGAGTCTGTACTCTATGCTGCGGAAATTATTGAGACACTTAATTATTTGCGTGGAGAGCAACCAAAAGTTAAACCTTGGACCGGATTCCTTGGTGACCCGATAGTTCGGAAACATGGTATTAAGATGGTTGACTGGACGATTCCTGGAGTTGCAGTAATTTTAGGACGGGCAAAAGATTCTCAAGCCGCTAAGAAAATAGTCGATAACCTAATGGGAAAAGGGTTCATGATCTTTCTTTGCGATGAGATCATCGAGCAATTGCTCGAATTAAACGTTAAAATCGGAGAAGACTACATCGCTTTCCCTGTAGGAAACTTTACTCAAATTATTCACGCTGTGAACTATGCCTTCAGAGCAGGGCTTGCTTTCGGAGGAATTCCGGCGGGAGAACGGGAAAACCATCGTGATTATCAACGTCGTAGAGTCCGGGCTTTCGTTCTCAATCTTGGCGAATTGGATGATGTCAAGATTGCTGCATCAATGGGCGCAATTTTTATGGGCTTCCCAGTTTTAACGGACCAAACCCTTTCTGAAGACATGCAAATCCCAGATTGGTATATCTCCGAACCCGATTATGAGAAAATAGTCCCCTTGGCTATGGAAGTTCGCGGAATTAAGTTAACCAATATCGAATTACCGATTCCGATTAACTTTGGACCGGCATTTGAGGGTGAGACGATCCGCAAAGGAGACACCTATGTCGAATTTGGTGGTGGACGAACCACCGCTTTTGAACTAGTCCGCATGGTTGGGCCCGATAATATCGTAGACGGTCAGGTCACGGTCATTGGTCCCGATATTGATACTGTTCCGGAAGGAACCAAACTTCCATTAGGACTTAAAATCGATATTTACGGACGTAAGATGCAGGAAGATTTTGAAGGGGTTTTTGAACGTCGAATTCACTATTTTGCGAACTATGGTGAAGGCGTTTGGCACGTGGCCCAACGTGATTTGTGCTGGGTACGGATATCCAAAGATGCCAGAGCCAAAGGTTTCTTAATGAAACACTTTGGTGATCTCTTAATTGCTAAGTTAAAAGAAGAATTCCCAGCAATTATCGACCGTGTCGAGGTTACAATCATGCTTGACCAAGCTGCGGTTGATGAAGGCATTGTCATTGCACGTGAACGTTATAGAGCTCGTGACGACCGCATGAGGAGCTTGACTGATGAGTCTGTTGAAGACTTTTACTCCTGCTTGCTTTGTCAGTCATTTGCTCCAAATCACGTTTGCATTACTACCCCGGAACGGGTTGGTCTATGCGGTGCCGTGAGCTGGTTAGATGCTAAAGCATCTCATGAGATAGCTCCCAACGGACCTAACCAGCCAATCCCTAAAGGGCCAGCGATTGATGAATTAAAAGGTATGTGGCAATCATGCAATGACTATCTATATAAAGCTTCTAACAATACCCTAGAAGAGGTCAACCTCTATACACTTATGGATAGGCCGATGACATCCTGCGGATGTTTTGAAGCTATTATGGCTATTGTTCCCGAAGCAAACGGACTTATGTTAACAACCCGTGAGCATTCCGGAATGACTCCTTGTGGTATGACCTTCTCCTCACTAGCCGGAACCTGTGGTGGTGGTATGCAAACTCCAGGCTTTATGGGAATTGGAAGAACATACCTGCTCAGTAAAAAGTTTATTCCTGCCGATGGTGGAATAGCAAGAATTGTTTGGATGCCTAAAGAGCTGAAAGAGTTCTTAGGTGAAGACTTTGTTCAACGCTCAATTGATGAAGGTTTGGGTGCAGACTTCATTGATAAAATCGCGGATGAGTCAGTTGGTACAACTGCAGAAGAAATCATTCCTTTCCTTGAGGAAAATGGACATCCATGCTTTGGTCTTGACCCTCTAATGTAA
- the cooS gene encoding anaerobic carbon-monoxide dehydrogenase catalytic subunit — MPRYRDLTHTARPSDAPRVVDPKNPIRTTDPGALQMLDMIKDKNIETVYDRVVAQQPQCAFGYKGICCRICIAGPCRVKKDDGPGSRGICGASAYTIVSRNIVRMIAGGAASHSEHARHVLHTAHALVDGHAGDYEIKSPEKLRKLAQKLGVETLDREDKDILRDVVEIGYADFGRYQDRPLAFLDSFMTEGRRRKFQHTNIMPRNIDGSITELIAQTAMGVDSDPVNIIFGGLKSALADLGGEYIGTNLSDVLFGVPQPIVSEANLGVIDPKMVNIAVHGHNPVLSEMVVAAARAMKADAEKAGAEGVNIVGICCTGNELLMREGVYLATSSASQEMAILTGALDAMVVDIQCIYPAVQTLAECYHTKVVTTEAIMKVPSAQHIAFNTTSAMEDAKKLIRIAIEAYKNRDPKKISIPNEKHKLVAGFSVEALTEIFSKINPERPISVLTDAILSGQIKGVCLMAGCNNLKRAQDESHNIVLKELVKNDVFVISTGCSSGAFAKFGLMSPAAVDTYAGEGLKSFIQSLEAANPQLATGLPLVFHVGSCVDNSRAVDLAVAMANELGVDIPKVPFVASAPEAMHEKAVAIGSWCVTMGLPTHVGSLPPVEGSDLVYGITTQIAHDVFGGNFIFEVDPVLGASKLIDALEYRTWKLGIHKQTAEKNETALAQGW; from the coding sequence ATGCCTAGATATCGGGATTTAACCCATACCGCCCGACCATCCGATGCACCACGAGTCGTAGATCCGAAGAATCCCATTCGTACAACCGACCCAGGTGCCCTTCAAATGTTGGACATGATTAAGGATAAAAATATTGAGACGGTTTATGATCGGGTAGTTGCTCAACAACCTCAATGTGCGTTTGGATACAAAGGAATTTGCTGTCGTATCTGTATTGCAGGGCCTTGTCGGGTTAAAAAGGATGATGGTCCTGGCAGTCGAGGAATTTGTGGTGCTTCTGCCTATACTATTGTATCGCGTAATATAGTTCGAATGATTGCTGGAGGAGCTGCATCTCACTCCGAACATGCACGTCATGTATTGCATACAGCTCATGCCTTAGTCGACGGACATGCCGGCGATTATGAAATTAAATCTCCTGAAAAACTTCGTAAATTAGCACAGAAGTTGGGAGTAGAAACTTTAGATCGTGAAGATAAGGACATTCTTAGAGATGTTGTAGAAATTGGGTATGCAGACTTCGGTCGCTATCAGGATCGACCTTTGGCTTTCCTGGATTCTTTCATGACAGAAGGACGGCGTCGGAAATTCCAACACACCAATATTATGCCGAGAAATATTGATGGTTCTATTACAGAACTTATTGCCCAAACAGCTATGGGTGTTGATAGTGACCCAGTTAACATCATCTTTGGCGGACTAAAAAGTGCTCTTGCTGACCTTGGCGGAGAATATATCGGAACAAATCTAAGCGATGTGTTGTTTGGAGTTCCACAACCTATTGTTTCAGAAGCTAACTTAGGGGTAATTGATCCTAAAATGGTCAATATTGCTGTGCACGGGCACAATCCTGTGTTAAGTGAAATGGTAGTTGCCGCGGCACGGGCAATGAAGGCTGATGCCGAAAAGGCAGGAGCTGAAGGCGTTAATATCGTTGGGATCTGCTGTACTGGAAATGAATTGCTCATGAGGGAAGGTGTTTACCTAGCTACCTCTTCTGCTTCTCAAGAAATGGCTATCCTTACTGGTGCTCTTGACGCAATGGTTGTAGATATTCAATGTATCTATCCTGCTGTCCAAACCCTTGCTGAATGTTACCATACAAAGGTAGTTACAACAGAAGCGATTATGAAAGTTCCTAGTGCTCAACACATTGCCTTTAATACCACTTCGGCCATGGAGGATGCCAAGAAGCTTATCAGAATTGCAATTGAAGCATACAAAAACCGCGATCCTAAGAAAATTTCTATCCCTAATGAAAAACATAAACTTGTTGCAGGTTTCAGTGTGGAAGCCCTTACTGAAATCTTCTCAAAAATCAATCCCGAGCGTCCGATCTCAGTTCTCACAGATGCAATATTGAGTGGCCAAATCAAAGGTGTTTGTTTAATGGCTGGCTGTAACAACCTAAAACGTGCCCAAGATGAATCCCACAATATCGTTCTAAAAGAGCTTGTGAAAAATGACGTTTTTGTTATTTCTACTGGCTGTTCTTCAGGTGCATTTGCTAAATTTGGCTTAATGTCCCCAGCAGCCGTGGATACTTATGCTGGAGAAGGACTAAAATCATTTATTCAATCATTAGAAGCTGCAAATCCCCAATTGGCTACAGGTCTGCCACTAGTGTTCCATGTAGGCTCTTGTGTAGATAACAGTCGTGCAGTCGATTTAGCAGTTGCCATGGCTAATGAACTAGGAGTGGATATCCCTAAAGTTCCCTTTGTTGCATCAGCTCCAGAGGCTATGCATGAAAAAGCAGTTGCGATTGGATCTTGGTGTGTCACAATGGGCCTGCCTACTCATGTTGGTTCCTTGCCTCCTGTTGAAGGCAGTGACCTTGTCTATGGTATTACAACTCAAATTGCTCATGATGTTTTTGGCGGCAACTTCATATTTGAAGTTGATCCAGTACTTGGAGCATCAAAGCTAATCGACGCTTTGGAGTACAGAACTTGGAAACTTGGCATTCATAAGCAAACAGCGGAAAAAAATGAAACAGCATTAGCCCAAGGTTGGTAA
- a CDS encoding P-loop NTPase, whose product MKIAISGKGGVGKTTFAANFAQWLSRKDISVLAVDADPDASLGTILGIPDDTLANLKPIVDMKELIEERMGGSGTYYPLNPNVDDVLDDYSVALGDLRFFRMGNVKGGGTSCYCKENSFLRALVNSLILGEKDTVILDMGAGIEQLTRGTALGVDVLVIVTEPSKVSVQTVKVIQKLAAELGIPRVLVVGNKVRNPKDENFLRDHFPSEQLIGIIPYSDELLEMSLNTGNLELPGGSLGVELNTIYQKIVDEGR is encoded by the coding sequence TTGAAAATAGCAATTTCTGGCAAAGGTGGCGTTGGTAAGACTACCTTTGCTGCTAATTTTGCCCAATGGCTATCCCGTAAAGATATTTCTGTTTTGGCGGTTGATGCTGACCCGGATGCTAGTTTAGGAACTATCTTAGGAATACCTGATGATACTTTGGCTAATTTAAAACCTATTGTCGATATGAAAGAACTAATTGAAGAGCGTATGGGGGGGAGTGGAACCTATTATCCCCTCAATCCTAATGTAGATGATGTTTTAGATGATTACAGTGTTGCTTTAGGTGATCTTAGATTCTTTCGTATGGGCAATGTAAAGGGCGGAGGAACTTCTTGTTATTGCAAAGAAAACAGCTTTTTGCGGGCTTTGGTTAATTCACTGATCCTTGGTGAAAAAGATACTGTTATTTTAGATATGGGTGCAGGAATCGAACAGCTTACCAGGGGAACAGCTTTGGGTGTGGATGTTTTGGTTATTGTTACTGAACCCAGTAAAGTAAGCGTTCAGACTGTAAAAGTTATTCAAAAACTTGCTGCAGAGCTAGGTATACCTCGAGTCCTTGTCGTCGGCAATAAAGTTCGTAATCCTAAAGATGAAAATTTTCTTAGAGACCACTTTCCTTCAGAACAGCTTATTGGCATCATCCCTTACAGTGACGAGCTGTTGGAAATGTCCTTAAATACAGGTAATCTAGAATTACCTGGCGGGTCTCTGGGAGTTGAGCTCAATACAATTTATCAAAAAATCGTTGACGAAGGGAGATGA
- a CDS encoding DegV family protein — protein MRKIGIVMDSTGYLSKDILDQFQICVVPLNVNIGNETYPETELSNRVYFEKLSRISGLSTTSQPSVGKFLEAYEAMFAEGVEDIISIHISSAISGTIHSAQMAKDLASKSDIHIFDSRSSALGLGVLAWAAAEWAEQGLSAIEIMERLKSLVHETELYFIVNTLDNLRKGGRIGGAAALVGTLLQIKPILYFNDSAHIDVFDKVRSRSRAWQCVLDELIRALSSGKRYRICVMHVNIPDEGVILLNELKERYPEHEVRLFEAGPVIATHVGAGAFGLTFHPWPYLE, from the coding sequence TTGAGGAAAATAGGGATTGTCATGGACTCTACGGGATATTTATCTAAGGATATCTTAGATCAATTTCAAATTTGCGTTGTACCACTTAATGTAAATATTGGGAATGAAACATATCCTGAAACAGAATTAAGCAATCGTGTTTATTTCGAAAAGTTAAGTCGGATATCTGGTCTATCAACAACATCTCAACCTTCTGTTGGCAAGTTTTTAGAAGCTTATGAAGCAATGTTTGCAGAAGGTGTCGAAGATATCATAAGTATTCATATTTCTTCAGCCATCAGTGGCACTATCCATTCAGCTCAAATGGCAAAAGATTTAGCTTCTAAGTCAGATATTCATATCTTTGATTCTAGATCATCGGCTTTAGGACTGGGTGTTTTAGCCTGGGCTGCTGCTGAATGGGCAGAACAAGGTCTTAGCGCTATTGAAATTATGGAGCGTTTAAAAAGCCTTGTACATGAAACAGAGTTGTATTTTATAGTCAATACTTTGGATAACCTTAGAAAAGGTGGTCGAATTGGTGGAGCAGCTGCATTAGTTGGGACTTTACTTCAGATAAAGCCGATTCTCTACTTTAATGATAGCGCTCATATTGATGTTTTTGACAAAGTGCGTTCGCGCTCCAGGGCATGGCAATGTGTACTAGATGAATTAATACGAGCTTTATCTTCAGGAAAACGCTATAGAATTTGTGTAATGCATGTCAATATACCCGATGAAGGGGTAATATTGCTTAACGAACTTAAGGAACGTTACCCAGAGCATGAAGTGCGTTTGTTTGAGGCAGGTCCTGTCATCGCTACACATGTTGGAGCAGGCGCGTTTGGATTAACATTCCATCCGTGGCCTTATTTAGAATAA